GACGGCGCGCAGCGCCGGGAACAGGTGGGCGGTCCGCGGCTCGAGGACGGTGGCCCGGGGCGCGGCGTCGGCCGCCACCTCGCTCAGCTCGGCGGGCGCCAGCCGCCAGTTGAGTGGCACGGCGACGGCCCCGGCGCGCGCACACCCGAGCAGCGCCTCGAACGTCTCCAGCGCGTTGGCCAGGATCAGCGCCACGCGGTCGCCCGGCCGCAGCCCCGCGGCGAGCAGCCCGCGCGCGAAGCGGTCGGCGCGGGCGTCGAGCTCGGCGAAGGTCTGCACCCGCCGGGCCCGCACGAACGCCGGGTGGTCCGGTCGGCTCCGCGCCCACTCCCGGGCCTGGTCGGCCAGCCGGTACGGGCCGCTCACCTGCCCCGGTCCTCGCCCAGGTCGGTGGGCAGCGACTGGACCGCGCGCAGCATCGCGCTGCCGGCGTACGCCGGGTCCTCGTCGAGCAGCCGCGCGTCGGGGAAGCGCCGCAACAGCGTGGAGAAGACGACGTCGCCCTCGAGGCGCGCAAGGGCTGCCCCGAGGCAGTAGTGCGCACCGAAGGCGAAGGAGAGGTGCTCGTTCTTGTTGGCCCGGGTGAGGTCGAGCCGGTCCGGGTCCGCGAAGACGGTCTCGTCACGGTTGGCGGCGCCCATCACCACGACGACCGTCTGGCCCTCGCGCACCGGCACGCCACCGATCTCGAAGTCGCCGGCCGCGACGCGCGGCAGGTAGTGGTGCGGCGAGTCGTAGCGGATGAGCTCGTCGCTCGCGCCACTGACCAGCTCCGGCCGCTCACGCAGCAGGTCCCACTGGTCCCGGTTGCGCTGGAGGGCCAGGAAGCCGTTGCCGAGCAGGTTGGTGGTGGTCTCGCTGCCACCGAAGAGGATGAGCAGGTACATCGCGACCAGCTCGTCCTCGGTGAGCACCTCGTCGTCGGCCGAGGCCAGCAGCGCCGCGGCGAGCTCGGGGCCCTCACCGGTCTGGCGGAAGCGGGTGACGGTCCGACCGACGTACTCCCGGAAGGCGTCGATGGCCTCGTCGGCCTCGTGCAGCGAGCGCTCGTCGAGCGAGAACAGCCGGCCGACGGCCTCCGACCACTCCCAGATCAGCTCGCGGTCCGACTGCGGCACCCCGAGCATGTCGACGATCACCCGGACGGGGAGCTTGTTGGCCAGGTGCTGCTTCACGTCGGCGACCGGCGCCGCCTTCATCTCCTCGATGAGGTCGTCGACGTGGGCCTGCACCGAGTCGCGCAGCTGGGCGATCCGGCGGGCGGTGAAGCCGCGGGCCGAGATCCGGCGCAGCCGCGCGTGGGACTCCGCGTCCTGCCGGCTCATGAACAGGCTCTCGAAGTCGAGCACCTTGAAGAACGTGTCGTGCTGGTCGAGCGGCAGCCGCGCGATCGTGCCCTCGGCGAGCTCGCCGAAGCGGTAGGCGTTCTGGATGATCGGGTAGCGGCCCGCCATCACGTCCTTCACGTCGCGGTAGCGCGTGACCACGGTCGCCGGACCGCTCTCCCACCGCACCACACCGCTGCCGGAGCGCCAGCGCTCGTACATCGGGTAGGGCCAGGCGATGGTCGCAGGGTCGGCGGAGAAGAAGGCCGTGATCTCCTCGTCGCGGACCCGGGCGGTCGCCGTCGCGCTCATCTCGGCTCGCTCTCTACCCTGCTTATGTTGATCATGGATTGCGAGCACGTTATTCCGCGGTGAAGTGGCTGTCAACCGTCGCACTGACGACCGTGCGGCGCGGCAGCAGGAGCCACGCGACCCCGGCCGAGACGAGGGCACCGGTGCAGGAGACCAGCGAGGCCACGACGATGCCCGTCTCCCGCGGCCCGTCCTCGCCCACGGGCGTGTACGCCGCGAGGACGGTCGCCACCAGCGCGGCACCGAAGGCGCCGCCGAGCAGCCGCAGCACCTGGTTGACGCCCGTGGCACTGGCGGTGCGCTCGTCGGGCGTGCGGGCCACGATCAGCGCGGGCATCACCGAGTAGGCCAGGCCGATACCGACGCCGAGCAGGAGCATCATCAGCAGCACGTCGACCGGGCCGGCGTGCCGCAGGGCGAAGACGCCGAAGGAGGCCGCGACCATCACCGAGCCGAGGGTCAGCACCGCGCGGAACCCGATGCGTCGCGCGAGCACCCGCGCGAGGCCCGGGCACACGAGGCTGGCCAACGCCATGGGCAGCATCAACAGTCCGTAGACCAGGACCGAGTAGCCGAGCCCGAACCCGGTCGCCGTCGGTGACTGCGCCACGAGCACCACGACCGAGACCCCGCCGAAGATGCCGACGCCGAGCAGCAGGGCCGCGACGTTCACCGCCAGCACGCCGGGGGCGGTGGCCAGCCGCAGGTCGATGAGCGGGGCCGGCACCCGCAGCTCGAGCACCGACCACGCCACGAGCAGCACCACGCCCGACGCGCCGAGGCCGAGGACCGGCGTCGACGTCCAGCCCCAGACACTGCCGCGGGCGATGGCCAGCAGCGTCGCAGCGAGCCCGAGCCAGAGCAGGAGGGCACCGGGCAGGTCGACGGCGACGGCCCCGCCGCCGGTCGACACGGGCACCCGCCGCCACACCCAGAGCGCGGCGCTGCCCGCGACGACCGCGGCGAGCAGGAACGCGAGCCGGTAGCCGCCGAGCAGGACGCACAGGCCGATGGCCGGGTTGCCGAGGCCGACCCCGACGGCCACGCTCGTCGACAGCACGCCGAGGGTCCGGGCCAGCACCGCGCCCTCGAGCTGCTCGCGGGCGATGCTGACGGTCAGCGGCACCATCGCGTAGCCGAAGCCCTGCAGGGACCGCGCGGTCAGCAGGGCCGAGAACGTCGGTACCAGGGCCACGAGGCTCGCCGCGGTGACGACGAGCAGCGACCCCACGAGCAGGTGTCGCCGCAACCGGCCGTCGGCCAGCCGCGAGAGCACGGGAGTGCAGACCGCGCCGACGACCAGGGTGACGATGAGTCCCCACTGGGCGTCGGCGACCGTCACGTCCCGGGTCACCGCGACCTCGTAGACGATCGGGCTGCCCAGGCCGGCGACGATGGCGCCGGTGAGGGCGGCGAAGGACAGGCAGGCGATGAGTCCGCGGTCGGTCGCCGCGTGCGTCACCTGGCCGGCGGTCACCCCGCGGGTCAGACCAGCTCGAACAACGTGGCGTTGGCCATGCCGCCGCCCTCGCACATCGTCTGCAGCCCGTAGCGCTGGCCCTCGCGCCGCATCCGGTGCAGCAGCGTGGTGGTCAGCCGCGCGCCCGTGCCGCCGAGCGGGTGACCGAGCGCGATGGCGCCGCCCTGGGGGTTGGTGCGCCCCGGGTCCGCCCCGGTCTCGGCGAGCCACGCCATCGGGACGCTCGCGAAGGCCTCGTTGACCTCGAACGAGCCGATCTCGTCCAGCGGCACGCCGGAGCGGTCGAGGAGCTTGGCGGTGGCGGGGATCGGGCCGGTGAGCATGAGGACCGGGTCCGAGCCCTCGACCACCATGGTGTGGACCCGGGCGAGAGGAGCGAGGCCGTGCTTCTCGACCGCGCGACTCGAGGCGACGAGGAGTGCGGCCGCGCCGTCGGAGACCTGGCTGGCCAGGGCGGCGGTCAGGCGACCACCCTCGGTCAGCGGGTTGAGCGAGGCCAGCTTCTCCGCGGTGGTGTCCGCGCGGGGGCCCTCGTCGCGGCTCAGACCCGCGACGTCCACGATCTCGGCGTCGAAGTCCCCGGCCGCCTGCGATCGCAGCGCGCGGGCGTGGCTCTCCAGCGCGTAGGCCTCCATCGCCGCGCGCGGGAGTGCCCACTTCTCGGCGATCAGCTCGGCGCCGCGGAACTGCGAGATCTCCTGGTCGCCGTAGCGCTGGGCCCAGCCGGTGCCGCCGCGCGGGTGGGCCATGCCCTTCTCCAGGCCGATCAGCGTCGGCGAGGCGATCGGCACCTGGCTCATCACCTCGACGCCGCCGGCGACCACGACGTCCTGGGTGCCGGACAGCACCGCCTGCGCGGCGAAGTGCAGCGCCTGCTGGGAGGAGCCGCACTGGCGGTCGATGGTCGTGCCGGGGACCCGCTCGGGCAGCCCGGCCGAGAGGGCGGTGATCCGGGCGGTGTTGGAGGCCTGCGGGCCGACCTGACCGACGCAGCCCCAGAGGACGTCGTCGAGGGCCTCGGGGTCGACCCCGGTCCGGGAGACGAGCTCGCGCAGCACGGCGGCGCCGAGGTCGACGGGGTGCACACCGGACAGCGCGCCGCCGCGGCGGCCCACCGCCGACCGCACCGCGCCGACGACGAAGGCCTGCTCAGCCATCGGGGGACTCCTTCCACCGGGGTGGTCGCTTCTCGAGGAACGCCGCGGCCCCCTCGGGCAGGTCGCTGCCGAGGAAGAACGGCAGGTTCATGAACTGGGCCGCGTCGAGGGCCTGGTCGGCCGGCAGGTCGGCCAGGTGCGCGAACGCGCGACGACCCAGGCGCACGGCGAGCGGGCTGGTGTCGGCGAACATCGCGGCGTACTCGTCGGCGGCGGCCCACAGCTCCTCGGTGCCCTCGCAGACGCGGGCGAGGAAGCCGGCCTTGTCGGCCTCGGCCACGTCCATCGCCCGGCCGGTGAGCACCAGGTCCATCACCAGCTTGCGCGGCAGCGCGCGGACGAGCGGTGCGACGATGATCATCGGGAAGAGCCCGATCTTGACCTCGGGCATGGCGAAGCTCGCGCGCCGGGTGGCCAGCACCACGTCGCACATCCCGGCCAGGCCCATCCCGCCGGCGTACGCCGGGCCGTCGACCAGGGCGACCAGGGGCTTCGGTGCGCGCAGCGCGAGCCGGTGCAGGTCCACGATCGACTGCGGCCACGCCCACGCCACCTCGCCCGGCGTCGAGGCGAGCTCCTTCATCTGTCTCAGGTCGCCGCCCGCGGAGAACGCCGGGCCGTGGGCCGCGATCGCCACCGACCGGGTCCCGTCGTCCTCCAGCGCGGTCCGCAGCGCGTCGAGGAGCGCGTCGGCGAGCTCGCCGTTGAGCGGGTTGCGGGCCTCGGGCCGGTCCAGGGTGAGGACCGTCATCGAGCCCCGGGTGGAGACCAGGACGGGCGCGCTCACCCGGGCAGCTCCATGCGCAGCAGCCAGGCGTACATGACCTTGCCGAGGTGGTCCGAGCGCAACGACATGGTGCCGCCACCGTCGAGGGCCCCGGTGAGCACGAAGTTGAGCGCCCTGATGCCCGGCAGCTCGTAGCGGGTCACGCTGCCCTGCACGAGGTCGCCGAAGTGCGCGGTCACGCGCTCCTCGGTCACCTCCCGGCACAGCACCTCGTAGCCGGCGTCGTCCCACGCGACCAGGCCGACGTTGCAGGTGTCGCCCTTGTCGCCGGAGCGGCCGTGGGCGAGGTCGGCGACACGGGTGGGCACCTCAGACCTCCAGCATCTCGACGGACTGCGTGACGTGCTCGCGGGGGATCAGGCAGGGCCAGATCGCGTAGAGCTCCTTGAGCGGCGGCCGGGTGCCGACGCCGGCCACGCCGGCGGGGCCGTTGTTGTAGAGCGGCACGCTCTCGGTGAAGACCTTGCGGGCGTTCTCCGCGTCCGGGCAGCGCGCGGCGTAGCGCACCACGATCTCGGTCAGCTCGGGGTCGTCGGGCTCGGCCACGACGCCGGGGAACATCGAGGTCTGCCCGACGTACTCCACGTGGTCCTCGGTGTACTGGAAGTCGGCGCGCTCGAGGCGGGTGCGCAGGAACTCGAGCCCGCGCTGGGCCTTGGCGTAGGCGTCGGGCCAGGTGTAGGTGAACACGGCCTCGCCGACGAAGCCCGCGCGGTAGCCCATGTTGACCTTGAGCGTCGCGGGCGCGGGCTTGCCGGTGCCGCCGGTGATGCGGACCCGGTCGTCGCCGAGGTCCTCCAGGTGCACCTGGGTGAAGTCGGCGGTGACGTCGGCGGTGAGGTAGTTGCCGGGGTCGAGGATCTCGTAGACGAGCTGCTCGCTGACCGTGCCGACGTCGACGCGACCGCCCGTGCCGGGGGTCTTGGTCAAGACGGCGGTGCCGTCCTCGGCGACCTCGGCGATCGGGTAGCCGAGCTCCTCCAGCCCGGGCACGCCCTGCCAGTCGCCGGCGTACAGCCCTCCGGTGGCCTGTCCGCCGCACTCGATGGCGTGGGCGACCACCGTCGCCATGCCGAGCCGGTCCCAGTCGTCACGGGCCCAGCCGAACTCGTGGATGAGGGGGCCGAGATAGAGCGCGATGTCGGTGACCCGGCCGCAGACCACGATCTGAGCGCCCTGGCGCAGCGCGTCGACGATGCCCTCGCACCCGGTGTAGACGGCCGCGTGGGTGAGCCGCTCGCGGACCTCGGACAGCGGTCGTCCCGTGTCGAGGTTCTCGAACCCCACGCCCGAGGTCATGAGGTCGTCGATGTCGGCCTCGATGTCGTCGCCGGTGACCACGCCGATGCGCAGCCCGGAGATCCCGAGCTCCTTGGCCATCGTCGCGATCGCCTCGGCGGCCGCGCGGGGGTTGGCACCGCCCGAGTTGGTGACGACCTTGACGCCTTTCTCGACGATGGCCGGCAGTGCGCCGCGCAGCAGGTCGAGGATGTCGCGGGTGTAGCCGCGGTCGCTGGCCTTGGCGCGCTGCTTGGCCAGGATCGACATGGTCAGCTCGGCCAGGTGGTCGCAGCACAGGTAGTCGATGTCGCCGCGCTCGACCATCTCGATGGCCGGCTGGACCCGGTCGCCCCAGAAGGCCATGCCGGCACCGAGCCGGACGGTCCGGCCGCTCATGCGGGCAGCCCGAGGAGACGGGCGAGGTTGCCACCGAGGACCCCGTCCTCCTCCTCCTGGGTCAGGCCGAGGGCGCGGATGGCCGCGATCTCCCGGGCGGGGTCGGCCATCGGCCAGTCCGAGCCGTAGACGACCCGGTCCGCGCCGTGGGTGCGGATGAGGCGGACGACCCTCTCGGGCTCGAGCTCGGCCATGGTGGGCGGCCAGGAGGTCTCGAGGTGGACCGAGCTGCCGACGACGTGCTCCTCGGCCTCGTCGAGCAGGTGGTAGCCGCCGTAGTGGCAGGCGATTAGCTCCAGGTCCGGGATCGTGTCCGCGATCTTGCGCAGCAGGTGCGGGCGACCGCGCTCGTTGGCGGCCTCGTCGCCACCGGCGCCGACGTGGCAGACCACCGGCAGGCCCTCCTCGGCCAGGGCCGAGAGGATCTCGTGGACGCGGGAGTCGGCCAGCGAGACGTCCTGGAACAGCGGGTGCAGCTTGACCCCGACGATGCCGTTGTCCCGCAGGCTCTTGAGGTTCTCCTCGACGGAGAGCTCGGGGTGCACGGTGCCGAACGGCACGAGCCGGTCGCGCGGCACGGTGCCGATGAACTCGTTGGTCCGCGCCACGACCGAGGCCTTGATGCCGACGCCGAGCGCGAGCCCCATGTCGATCCCGGCCGCGTCCATGGTCTCCAGCAGCCCGGAGAGCTTGCCGTTGAACAGCAGCGGCATCCCCGAGGGGCGTTGGGCCTGCATCGCGTCGGCGATGTGGTCGGGCCACACGTGGAGATGGCAGTCGACGATCACCGGGCCGCCCTCACTGAGCCAGGTCCTTGACGAGCTTCTTGGCCAGCGAGTCGAGGATGACCTCGGTCGAGCCCTCGTAGATGCGCATCGGGCGGGCCTCGCGGTAGATCCGCTCCATCTTGCCGCCGCGGACCAGTCCGAAGCGGCCCATGACCTGCACGCAGCGGTCGACCACGCGGCCGCAGGCCTCAGTGGCGTGCACCTTGGCGATCGAGGACAGGTGCAACCCGGCCAGCGGGTCGCGGGCGGCGGCGGCCGCGGCGCGGTAGGTGATCGCCCGGGCGGCCTCGATCTCCACCCAGCAGGTCGCGAGGCTGGCCGGTACGCCGCCCAGCTTGGCCAGCGGCATGCCGAACTGCTCGCGGGTGGTCGCGTGCGCGACCGCCTCGTGCAGGGCCGCCTCGGCCAGGCCGACGGAGGCGCCGGCGACCGACACGCGGAAGGTCGCCAGGGTGGACAGCATCAGCCGGAACCCCTGGCCCGGCTCGCCGAGGCGGTGGTCGACCGGCACCCGGACGTCCTCGAGGACGACGTCGCCGAGGACGTGGGGCGCGAGGATCTGGTGCGGGGTGGTGACGGTCACGCCCGGGGCGTCGGCAGGCACGAACACCAGGGAGTAGCCGTCGTCCTCCTTGGCCAGGACGGCGAAGAACGAGGCGTCGGGCGCGTTGGTGATGAAGGACTTGTGGCCGTTCACCACCAGCTCGCCGTCGTGCTCCTCGACGGTGGTGGTGATGGCCCGGAGGTCCGAGCCGACCCCGGGCTCGGTGAGCCCGATCGCGGCGATCGCCTCCAGCGCGGCGACCTGCGGCAGCCACTGCTTGCGGACCGCGTCGGAGCCCGCGACCGAGACCGCGAAGCTGCCGATGCCCTGCATCGCGAACATCGAGTCGAGGTGGTCGCTGACCGCGGCCAGCT
This genomic window from Nocardioides anomalus contains:
- a CDS encoding acetyl-CoA C-acyltransferase gives rise to the protein MAEQAFVVGAVRSAVGRRGGALSGVHPVDLGAAVLRELVSRTGVDPEALDDVLWGCVGQVGPQASNTARITALSAGLPERVPGTTIDRQCGSSQQALHFAAQAVLSGTQDVVVAGGVEVMSQVPIASPTLIGLEKGMAHPRGGTGWAQRYGDQEISQFRGAELIAEKWALPRAAMEAYALESHARALRSQAAGDFDAEIVDVAGLSRDEGPRADTTAEKLASLNPLTEGGRLTAALASQVSDGAAALLVASSRAVEKHGLAPLARVHTMVVEGSDPVLMLTGPIPATAKLLDRSGVPLDEIGSFEVNEAFASVPMAWLAETGADPGRTNPQGGAIALGHPLGGTGARLTTTLLHRMRREGQRYGLQTMCEGGGMANATLFELV
- a CDS encoding enoyl-CoA hydratase/isomerase family protein, giving the protein MSAPVLVSTRGSMTVLTLDRPEARNPLNGELADALLDALRTALEDDGTRSVAIAAHGPAFSAGGDLRQMKELASTPGEVAWAWPQSIVDLHRLALRAPKPLVALVDGPAYAGGMGLAGMCDVVLATRRASFAMPEVKIGLFPMIIVAPLVRALPRKLVMDLVLTGRAMDVAEADKAGFLARVCEGTEELWAAADEYAAMFADTSPLAVRLGRRAFAHLADLPADQALDAAQFMNLPFFLGSDLPEGAAAFLEKRPPRWKESPDG
- a CDS encoding acyclic terpene utilization AtuA family protein, whose amino-acid sequence is MSGRTVRLGAGMAFWGDRVQPAIEMVERGDIDYLCCDHLAELTMSILAKQRAKASDRGYTRDILDLLRGALPAIVEKGVKVVTNSGGANPRAAAEAIATMAKELGISGLRIGVVTGDDIEADIDDLMTSGVGFENLDTGRPLSEVRERLTHAAVYTGCEGIVDALRQGAQIVVCGRVTDIALYLGPLIHEFGWARDDWDRLGMATVVAHAIECGGQATGGLYAGDWQGVPGLEELGYPIAEVAEDGTAVLTKTPGTGGRVDVGTVSEQLVYEILDPGNYLTADVTADFTQVHLEDLGDDRVRITGGTGKPAPATLKVNMGYRAGFVGEAVFTYTWPDAYAKAQRGLEFLRTRLERADFQYTEDHVEYVGQTSMFPGVVAEPDDPELTEIVVRYAARCPDAENARKVFTESVPLYNNGPAGVAGVGTRPPLKELYAIWPCLIPREHVTQSVEMLEV
- a CDS encoding MFS transporter gives rise to the protein MTHAATDRGLIACLSFAALTGAIVAGLGSPIVYEVAVTRDVTVADAQWGLIVTLVVGAVCTPVLSRLADGRLRRHLLVGSLLVVTAASLVALVPTFSALLTARSLQGFGYAMVPLTVSIAREQLEGAVLARTLGVLSTSVAVGVGLGNPAIGLCVLLGGYRLAFLLAAVVAGSAALWVWRRVPVSTGGGAVAVDLPGALLLWLGLAATLLAIARGSVWGWTSTPVLGLGASGVVLLVAWSVLELRVPAPLIDLRLATAPGVLAVNVAALLLGVGIFGGVSVVVLVAQSPTATGFGLGYSVLVYGLLMLPMALASLVCPGLARVLARRIGFRAVLTLGSVMVAASFGVFALRHAGPVDVLLMMLLLGVGIGLAYSVMPALIVARTPDERTASATGVNQVLRLLGGAFGAALVATVLAAYTPVGEDGPRETGIVVASLVSCTGALVSAGVAWLLLPRRTVVSATVDSHFTAE
- a CDS encoding cytochrome P450 — protein: MSATATARVRDEEITAFFSADPATIAWPYPMYERWRSGSGVVRWESGPATVVTRYRDVKDVMAGRYPIIQNAYRFGELAEGTIARLPLDQHDTFFKVLDFESLFMSRQDAESHARLRRISARGFTARRIAQLRDSVQAHVDDLIEEMKAAPVADVKQHLANKLPVRVIVDMLGVPQSDRELIWEWSEAVGRLFSLDERSLHEADEAIDAFREYVGRTVTRFRQTGEGPELAAALLASADDEVLTEDELVAMYLLILFGGSETTTNLLGNGFLALQRNRDQWDLLRERPELVSGASDELIRYDSPHHYLPRVAAGDFEIGGVPVREGQTVVVVMGAANRDETVFADPDRLDLTRANKNEHLSFAFGAHYCLGAALARLEGDVVFSTLLRRFPDARLLDEDPAYAGSAMLRAVQSLPTDLGEDRGR
- a CDS encoding AtuA-related protein, with protein sequence MPTRVADLAHGRSGDKGDTCNVGLVAWDDAGYEVLCREVTEERVTAHFGDLVQGSVTRYELPGIRALNFVLTGALDGGGTMSLRSDHLGKVMYAWLLRMELPG
- a CDS encoding amidohydrolase family protein → MWPDHIADAMQAQRPSGMPLLFNGKLSGLLETMDAAGIDMGLALGVGIKASVVARTNEFIGTVPRDRLVPFGTVHPELSVEENLKSLRDNGIVGVKLHPLFQDVSLADSRVHEILSALAEEGLPVVCHVGAGGDEAANERGRPHLLRKIADTIPDLELIACHYGGYHLLDEAEEHVVGSSVHLETSWPPTMAELEPERVVRLIRTHGADRVVYGSDWPMADPAREIAAIRALGLTQEEEDGVLGGNLARLLGLPA
- a CDS encoding acyl-CoA dehydrogenase family protein, which translates into the protein MSVTDEQTGLFELPQRYVDLQAEAHRLAASCEDVADRADEADRFDPDVRERLAASGLCEVVVAAEYGGRFEAVDSLAVTVVREQLAAVSDHLDSMFAMQGIGSFAVSVAGSDAVRKQWLPQVAALEAIAAIGLTEPGVGSDLRAITTTVEEHDGELVVNGHKSFITNAPDASFFAVLAKEDDGYSLVFVPADAPGVTVTTPHQILAPHVLGDVVLEDVRVPVDHRLGEPGQGFRLMLSTLATFRVSVAGASVGLAEAALHEAVAHATTREQFGMPLAKLGGVPASLATCWVEIEAARAITYRAAAAAARDPLAGLHLSSIAKVHATEACGRVVDRCVQVMGRFGLVRGGKMERIYREARPMRIYEGSTEVILDSLAKKLVKDLAQ